In one Lolium rigidum isolate FL_2022 chromosome 3, APGP_CSIRO_Lrig_0.1, whole genome shotgun sequence genomic region, the following are encoded:
- the LOC124697864 gene encoding acyl carrier protein 3, chloroplastic-like — protein MLLIYSVLKIHSQVPVLEQAKQDTIDKVCGIVKKQLAVAQDTPVNGETKFGDLGADSLNTVEIVMGLEEAFGITVDEPSAQEIKTVEDAATLIDKLVNRDRQGRLK, from the exons ATGCTCTTAATATACAGTGTTT TGAAGATCCATTCTCAAGTTCCAGTTCTTGAGCAGGCCAAGCAGGACACTATTGACAAGGTTTGTGGAATAGTGAAGAAGCAACTAGCCGTCGCTCAAGACACGCCTGTAAACGGTGAAACAAAGTTCGGCGACCTTGGGGCTGATTCGCTCAACACG GTTGAAATTGTGATGGGTCTCGAGGAGGCATTCGGTATCACGGTGGACGAGCCGAGCGCCCAGGAGATCAAGACGGTGGAGGACGCTGCCACTCTTATCGATAAGCTCGTGAATCGTGATAGACAAGGAAGGTTGAAATGA